One genomic window of Candidatus Paceibacter sp. includes the following:
- a CDS encoding 50S ribosomal protein L23 has product MAFLKKAKSKTAEEKKDVSEVKEIKEEKSSKKKGEEKTSAAPKALKPHITEKAAFLGEKGAYVFKVAPGFNKIMVKEAVKKQYGVNPVKVSMVNAPGKMFLIRRRRVQSAGFKKAVVYLKKGEKINIA; this is encoded by the coding sequence ATGGCTTTTTTAAAGAAAGCGAAAAGCAAAACAGCGGAAGAAAAAAAGGATGTTTCGGAAGTAAAGGAAATCAAAGAGGAGAAATCTTCCAAGAAAAAAGGAGAGGAAAAAACATCCGCCGCTCCGAAAGCCTTAAAGCCTCATATCACGGAGAAGGCGGCTTTTCTGGGTGAAAAAGGGGCGTATGTTTTTAAAGTGGCGCCAGGTTTCAATAAAATAATGGTAAAGGAAGCGGTCAAGAAGCAGTACGGCGTCAATCCGGTAAAAGTAAGCATGGTCAACGCGCCGGGAAAAATGTTTCTGATAAGAAGGAGAAGGGTGCAAAGCGCCGGTTTTAAAAAGGCCGTGGTTTACCTGAAAAAGGGGGAGAAAATAAATATCGCGTAA
- the rplB gene encoding 50S ribosomal protein L2, with protein sequence MKFFKPTTPSRRQMSVISYRDVLTRSKPEKSLTKGFKRGTGRNSAGRITVRHKGGGVKRCYREIDFRLNKKEIPAVVKSVEYDPNRSGFIGLVTYADGEKRYALLPVGLRPGEKIIASENAEVKSGNRLPLKKIPVGTFIYNIEILPNSGAKLVRSAGSFAELLAHDGGYALLKMPSTEVRKIPDSAWASIGQVSNEEYKLRNFGKAGRSRWLGMRPKVRGTAMNPVDHPLGGGEGRQPAGMSRVKNMWGKGIRGVKTRTPKKYSNVFVVSRRKKKK encoded by the coding sequence ATGAAATTTTTTAAGCCGACAACTCCATCAAGAAGGCAAATGTCAGTGATATCTTATCGCGATGTTTTGACTCGTTCCAAACCGGAAAAAAGCCTGACGAAAGGATTTAAAAGAGGAACCGGCAGAAATTCCGCCGGCAGGATAACGGTAAGGCACAAGGGCGGCGGCGTTAAAAGGTGCTACCGCGAAATTGATTTCCGGCTGAACAAGAAAGAAATTCCCGCCGTGGTAAAATCCGTGGAATACGATCCGAACAGAAGCGGTTTCATCGGCCTGGTTACTTACGCCGACGGAGAGAAGAGATACGCTTTATTGCCGGTAGGATTGAGGCCGGGGGAGAAAATAATCGCTTCGGAAAACGCCGAGGTAAAATCGGGAAACCGTCTCCCGCTTAAAAAAATACCGGTCGGAACTTTCATATATAATATAGAAATATTGCCCAATTCCGGCGCCAAACTGGTCCGGTCGGCCGGCAGTTTCGCCGAACTTTTGGCGCACGACGGCGGCTACGCTCTTTTGAAGATGCCTTCAACCGAAGTAAGGAAAATACCGGATTCCGCGTGGGCCAGCATCGGCCAGGTTTCCAACGAGGAATATAAGCTTAGAAATTTCGGAAAAGCCGGCCGCTCCAGGTGGCTTGGCATGAGGCCGAAGGTCAGAGGCACCGCCATGAACCCGGTGGATCACCCGCTGGGCGGAGGAGAAGGCAGACAGCCGGCCGGCATGAGCAGGGTAAAGAACATGTGGGGCAAGGGCATAAGAGGGGTAAAGACCAGAACGCCCAAAAAATATTCCAACGTATTCGTGGTTTCCAGAAGAAAGAAAAAGAAATAG